A genomic segment from Geitlerinema sp. PCC 7407 encodes:
- the yidD gene encoding membrane protein insertion efficiency factor YidD, with amino-acid sequence MTAYSLETLATQAAIASLDVYRAHISPRKGFGCPHRLLHQGESCSDYVKRILTEQNFSAALRLSPDRFRACKAAAQTLQSQNAQSGCIIIPCCIPI; translated from the coding sequence ATGACGGCTTACTCTTTAGAAACCTTGGCGACTCAAGCGGCGATCGCCTCTTTGGATGTCTACCGCGCCCACATTTCCCCGCGAAAAGGCTTCGGTTGCCCCCATCGCCTTTTGCACCAGGGTGAGTCCTGCTCGGACTACGTCAAGCGCATCCTGACCGAGCAAAACTTCAGCGCTGCGCTTCGCCTTTCTCCCGATCGCTTCAGAGCCTGCAAGGCGGCGGCCCAGACCCTCCAGTCCCAAAACGCCCAGAGTGGATGCATCATCATTCCCTGCTGCATTCCTATCTAG
- a CDS encoding pentapeptide repeat-containing protein, with protein sequence MQKYPKDKAAKVKKIQELYASGVRDFSSQEDDLNLDGVDFTGVDLQDANLSYLSMIKSKIVGANFSRVDLSDNNLTEADLSETNLSSANLGYSCLHRAKLDKAVLSDAKLDNAELNDASLREANLQGADLCNSKLINVDFRGADLRNTNLSDIDAKGANFEDADLREANLGQALLCGANLDKIILPNANLACVDFSNASLQEADLQGANLTDSSFVNVDFRNVKLSNANFFRAELKGANFENVDLREVNLENSILINANLRGSNLCNVNLSYADLKGANFENADLRGADLDGVRYDETTQFPEDIHPSSYQGLWLDEDTFVKYDCIDRIRIAKSWDRFSDLMLDMGFGEEVSKMVKTVDDDSTDDWFDDSNDDCYSYRHDIEFKDVNIRLSDLQDLDWDYVVIKSSTSLDGYDFGYLSSAIKEAVESGDIELEIYLYT encoded by the coding sequence ATGCAGAAGTATCCCAAGGATAAAGCCGCAAAGGTCAAAAAAATACAAGAGCTCTATGCCTCAGGAGTGCGAGACTTCTCCTCTCAAGAAGATGACCTAAATCTCGATGGTGTGGACTTTACAGGAGTTGATTTGCAAGATGCCAATCTCTCTTATCTATCGATGATCAAATCGAAGATAGTTGGTGCCAATTTTAGTCGCGTCGATTTGTCTGACAATAATTTGACAGAAGCCGATTTAAGCGAAACAAACTTGAGCTCAGCAAACCTAGGCTATTCTTGCCTACACCGAGCAAAACTTGACAAGGCCGTTCTGTCGGATGCCAAATTAGATAATGCTGAGTTAAATGATGCTTCTTTGAGAGAGGCAAATCTGCAAGGAGCAGATCTGTGTAATTCTAAGCTGATAAATGTAGATTTTCGCGGTGCAGATTTACGAAATACTAACTTGTCAGACATTGATGCTAAAGGGGCTAATTTTGAAGATGCAGATTTGCGTGAAGCCAATTTAGGCCAGGCTCTTTTGTGTGGTGCAAATCTAGACAAAATTATTCTGCCAAATGCTAATTTGGCTTGTGTCGACTTCAGCAATGCCTCTTTGCAAGAGGCAGATTTACAAGGAGCGAATCTAACGGATTCCAGTTTTGTAAATGTGGATTTTCGCAATGTAAAGCTATCGAATGCCAACTTTTTCCGAGCCGAGCTTAAAGGCGCTAATTTCGAGAATGTAGATTTGCGAGAGGTGAATTTAGAAAATTCTATTCTGATCAATGCCAATCTTCGCGGCTCCAACCTCTGTAACGTTAACCTTTCATACGCTGATCTGAAGGGTGCTAATTTCGAGAATGCGGATTTACGGGGTGCTGATTTAGATGGTGTTCGGTATGATGAAACTACGCAATTCCCTGAAGATATTCATCCATCTTCCTATCAAGGGCTGTGGTTAGATGAAGACACGTTTGTAAAATATGACTGTATAGATCGCATAAGAATTGCGAAAAGCTGGGATAGATTTTCAGATTTAATGCTTGACATGGGGTTTGGAGAAGAAGTCTCAAAAATGGTCAAAACCGTTGATGATGACTCCACTGATGACTGGTTTGATGACTCCAATGATGACTGCTACTCCTACAGGCATGATATTGAATTCAAAGATGTAAACATTAGATTGTCAGACTTGCAAGATTTGGACTGGGACTACGTAGTGATAAAAAGTAGTACATCTCTTGATGGGTATGATTTTGGTTATCTTTCCTCAGCAATAAAGGAAGCAGTAGAATCTGGTGATATTGAATTGGAGATTTATTTGTATACCTAA
- a CDS encoding cation:proton antiporter, giving the protein MASELKLIVDMVTVLGSATAGGYLAHQLRQPVLLGYLVGGMVIGPAGFGLVALEGDIQVLSEVGVALLLFALGVEFSLKDLLRMRKIALGGGSLQILLTILLGGGLAYLLGWVSTIPKAIFLGAVLSLSSTAVVLKTLIERNEAQTVNGQVMLAMLIVQDLGLGLMLAVLPALTQPPEAIGSALLFALFKAVLFLVAAVFAGKWLIPPLVRIIGRSGSQELFLLGILVLCLGIALMTYFMGLGIAMGAFVAGLMISNIEYADHALDRVLPMRDVFATLFFASIGLLIDPQFLWENAGILLGLVAVSMVGKAAIVGLVVRGFGYPLRTAIAVGLGINQIGEFSFVLASMAQSQGLFTPRVYGLVVGTTAATLLLAPLFLRLTPVLLRVLEDMPRLRYWLRLSPPPVLVGAEEGELVDHIVVVGYGRVGQTLVRMLYFQGHQILVIDSNEAALPALRDRGIPYLFGDASSVLVLEKANLPKARALAIALPDPLATRLTLNRALSLAPDLDVTVRAHANHEIDALYQLGAQEVVQPEFEAALEMGAHMLLQLGDSAPAVQQAVNRYRRGRYREILPERAEYWGVTDWETTLDGLPHTWYVLQDDSPLQGLSLAQSNIRRRTGATVMAIERNKQLHRYPTGEVTLAPGDRLLVVGNPEEQAAFEQLLHAAS; this is encoded by the coding sequence ATGGCGAGTGAGCTGAAACTCATTGTTGACATGGTGACTGTCTTGGGGTCAGCCACCGCCGGCGGCTACCTGGCCCACCAGCTCCGCCAACCCGTTTTGCTGGGATACCTCGTGGGTGGCATGGTCATTGGCCCAGCGGGGTTTGGGCTGGTCGCCCTCGAGGGTGACATCCAGGTGCTCTCCGAAGTCGGCGTGGCCCTGCTGCTGTTTGCCCTGGGCGTCGAGTTTTCCCTCAAAGATCTTCTGCGGATGCGCAAGATCGCCCTGGGCGGCGGCTCGCTCCAGATCTTGCTGACGATCTTGCTGGGGGGCGGCCTCGCCTACCTGCTGGGCTGGGTGAGCACGATTCCCAAAGCGATTTTTCTGGGGGCGGTGCTGTCGCTGTCCTCGACCGCCGTCGTCCTGAAAACCCTGATCGAGCGCAACGAAGCCCAAACGGTGAATGGGCAAGTCATGCTGGCCATGCTGATCGTCCAGGACTTGGGCCTGGGGCTGATGCTGGCGGTATTGCCGGCTCTGACCCAGCCGCCGGAGGCCATTGGCAGCGCGCTGCTCTTTGCGCTTTTCAAGGCGGTGCTGTTCCTCGTTGCGGCGGTGTTTGCGGGGAAGTGGCTGATTCCGCCTTTGGTGCGCATCATTGGCCGCAGCGGATCCCAGGAGCTGTTTTTGCTGGGGATTTTGGTGCTGTGCTTGGGCATTGCCCTGATGACGTACTTTATGGGGCTGGGCATTGCCATGGGGGCCTTTGTGGCGGGGCTGATGATTTCCAATATCGAGTACGCGGATCACGCCCTCGATCGGGTGCTGCCCATGCGGGATGTGTTCGCCACCCTGTTTTTCGCCTCCATTGGTCTGCTGATCGACCCCCAGTTTCTCTGGGAGAACGCTGGAATTTTGCTGGGGCTGGTGGCGGTGTCGATGGTTGGGAAAGCGGCCATTGTGGGGCTGGTGGTCCGGGGGTTTGGCTACCCGCTCAGGACGGCGATCGCCGTGGGTCTGGGCATCAACCAGATCGGGGAATTTTCCTTTGTGCTGGCTAGCATGGCCCAGTCCCAGGGACTCTTTACGCCGAGGGTGTACGGCCTGGTGGTGGGCACCACGGCGGCAACGCTGCTCTTGGCGCCTCTTTTTCTCCGGCTGACGCCGGTGCTGCTGCGCGTCCTGGAGGACATGCCCCGGCTGCGCTACTGGCTGCGCCTCAGTCCGCCGCCGGTGCTGGTGGGGGCTGAGGAAGGAGAGCTGGTAGACCATATTGTGGTGGTGGGCTACGGCCGGGTGGGCCAAACCCTGGTTCGGATGCTCTATTTCCAGGGGCACCAGATCTTGGTGATTGACAGTAATGAAGCGGCGCTGCCGGCCCTGCGCGATCGGGGAATTCCCTATCTGTTTGGCGATGCGTCGAGTGTGCTGGTCCTAGAAAAAGCCAATCTGCCGAAGGCTCGCGCCCTAGCGATCGCCCTTCCCGATCCCTTGGCCACTCGTCTCACCCTCAACCGCGCCTTGAGCCTAGCGCCGGATCTCGACGTCACCGTGCGAGCCCACGCCAACCACGAAATCGACGCGCTGTATCAGCTGGGAGCCCAGGAGGTGGTGCAGCCGGAGTTTGAAGCGGCGCTGGAGATGGGAGCCCACATGCTCCTGCAACTGGGGGACTCGGCCCCGGCGGTGCAGCAGGCGGTCAATCGCTATCGCCGAGGCCGCTATCGCGAGATTTTGCCGGAGCGGGCAGAGTACTGGGGCGTGACCGACTGGGAGACGACGCTGGATGGCCTGCCCCACACCTGGTACGTGCTCCAGGACGATTCGCCGTTGCAGGGGCTCAGTCTGGCCCAGTCCAATATTCGACGACGGACTGGGGCGACGGTGATGGCCATTGAGCGCAACAAGCAGCTTCATCGCTACCCGACGGGCGAGGTGACCCTTGCCCCAGGCGATCGCCTTTTGGTCGTCGGCAACCCCGAAGAACAAGCCGCTTTTGAGCAGCTTCTACACGCCGCTTCCTAA
- a CDS encoding PHP domain-containing protein, whose product MLELHCHTTYSDGTLTPTELVAAALARGVRALAITDHDTIGGWDEAYAAAAGTDLEIIPGLELSTVKNGRSLHILGFYPDPERLKPVLAERLAGRQRRAQEMAEKLAALGYPIELPTLGPAMAPGRPHLAAALVKAGHVRSPEEAFDRFLGDDRPACVSYEPLSSEEGVALLRQSGAVPVWAHPYLFRGGGLELTLRNLVEAGLLGIEVYHPHHSFQQVATLESLSQQYKLLKTGGSDYHGPQANAKPDDWGLLNLLRVPLDLLTPLKDTAQTLRQEGLSGAIAQ is encoded by the coding sequence ATGCTAGAGCTTCATTGCCATACCACCTATTCTGATGGCACCTTGACGCCCACAGAGTTAGTGGCTGCGGCCCTCGCTCGGGGGGTCAGGGCTCTGGCGATCACGGATCATGACACAATTGGCGGCTGGGATGAAGCCTACGCCGCTGCTGCGGGCACAGATTTGGAGATTATTCCCGGTCTAGAGCTGAGCACGGTCAAAAATGGGCGATCGCTGCATATTTTGGGCTTTTATCCAGATCCGGAGCGCCTGAAGCCGGTGCTGGCCGAGCGGCTGGCCGGTCGTCAGCGCCGCGCCCAGGAGATGGCCGAAAAGCTGGCGGCGCTGGGCTATCCCATCGAGCTGCCCACCCTCGGCCCCGCCATGGCCCCCGGACGGCCCCACCTGGCGGCGGCCCTAGTAAAAGCGGGTCACGTGCGATCGCCCGAGGAAGCCTTCGATCGCTTTTTGGGAGACGATCGGCCCGCCTGCGTCAGCTACGAGCCCCTCAGCAGCGAAGAAGGCGTGGCCCTCCTGCGCCAGAGCGGCGCGGTGCCCGTGTGGGCGCATCCTTATCTGTTTCGGGGCGGCGGTCTGGAGCTGACCCTGCGAAACCTGGTCGAGGCGGGGCTGCTGGGCATCGAGGTCTACCATCCCCATCACTCCTTTCAGCAGGTGGCGACCCTGGAGTCCCTCAGTCAGCAGTACAAACTGCTCAAGACCGGCGGCAGCGACTACCACGGCCCCCAGGCCAACGCCAAGCCCGACGACTGGGGCCTGCTCAATCTGCTGCGGGTGCCCCTGGATCTGCTGACTCCGCTGAAGGACACCGCCCAAACCCTACGTCAAGAGGGCCTTTCGGGGGCGATCGCTCAGTAG